In Eucalyptus grandis isolate ANBG69807.140 chromosome 4, ASM1654582v1, whole genome shotgun sequence, the following proteins share a genomic window:
- the LOC120292518 gene encoding lysine-rich arabinogalactan protein 19-like has protein sequence MSRVLAIAPLPPPLRQQATITPPLLQPSPCGAFTTPTPAALYRAGLRPLTTASAATAADATAPSIPAPLAAANHDASSPIPAPNATCSTRHRCYQHQQPKPPRRCHHCPPLEEPIAIPV, from the coding sequence ATGAGCCGCGTGCTGGCCATCGCGCCTCTACCACCACCGCTCCGCCAGCAAGCCACGATCACCCCGCCGCTCCTGCAGCCATCTCCGTGTGGAGCCTTCACCACGCCGACGCCAGCAGCCCTCTACCGAGCCGGTCTCCGCCCCCTTACTACAGCATCAGCTGCTACTGCTGCCGACGCCACCGCTCCGTCGATCCCCGCACCTCTTGCTGCAGCAAACCACGACGCTAGCAGCCCGATCCCAGCTCCAAACGCGACCTGCAGCACCCGCCACCGCTGCTACCAACACCAGCAGCCCAAGCCCCCTCGTCGTTGCCATCACTGCCCTCCGCTCGAGGAGCCAATTGCGATCCCGGTCTAA
- the LOC104442737 gene encoding cysteine-rich receptor-like protein kinase 8, whose translation MTGVLQKSQLFTINAAEFTLTMSKHYCSISSTFAPNSTYQANLKRVLHDLVSNASSIRDEGFFFTSSEAVYGSFMCRGDVLKGELRYSDVNFSSTVEMKPRLVGYNEENIENKDEFMKLLNKTMGHVVGEAAQHRPRKYGHQDVKFTREKTLHTFAQCVPYLSPNNCRNCLHNATTSLLSLLNGKIGGRMLLPSCFARFEIYQFYESSSKGKVPFPLKISAAIVAATVGLTPIIYMTAQHLVRGRRRRVLRRDSESSIEEYSIVRRQISELHSLQFDLQTIEAATNKFSNNSKLGEGGFGPVYKGTLPGGQEIAAKRLSKSSGQGVEEFKTEVELVAKLQHRNLVRLLGFSMESDETIVVYEYVSNGSLDHLLFDPELNGQLNWSARYKVMVGVARGLLYLHEDSRLRIIHRDLKASNILLDANMNAKISDFGMARIFNIDQTQASTNKIVGTYGYMSPEYLMFGHFSIKSDAFSYGVLMLEIITGKKNSQFFALDCDEDLLGYVWKHWSNRMPLEVVDPALRSAYPVNEVIKCMHIGLLCVQDDAEDRPTMDLVILMLNSNSIKIPVPQRPSFFFPGKKYQHEPFVLDSGQSNSKVDQSISEIASPCSPTDSDLADPGPQ comes from the exons ATGACGGGGGTTCTCCAAAAG TCTCAGCTTTTCACCATCAATGCTGCTGAATTCACCCTCACCATGAGCAAACATTACTGTTCAATCTCCAGCACCTTCGCTCCCAATAGCACCTACCAAGCCAACCTCAAACGTGTTCTTCATGATCTCGTCTCCAATGCGAGTTCCATCCGCGATGAAGGATTCTTCTTCACATCGAGCGAGGCCGTCTACGGCAGCTTTATGTGCAGAGGCGATGTCTTGAAGGGAGA GTTGCGCTACTCTGATGTGAATTTCTCCTCAACCGTGGAGATGAAACCACGGTTGGTTGGATACAATGAAGAGAACATAGAAAACAAGGATGAATTCATGAAGCTACTGAACAAGACCATGGGTCATGTGGTGGGAGAGGCTGCTCAGCATCGTCCGAGAAAGTATGGCCATCAAGACGTCAAGTTCACTCGGGAGAAAACCTTGCACACCTTCGCACAGTGTGTGCCTTATCTTTCCCCCAACAATTGTCGGAACTGCCTTCACAATGCCACAACGAGCCTCTTAAGCCTCCTAAACGGGAAAATTGGGGGCAGAATGTTGCTTCCGAGTTGCTTTGCCCGGTTCGAGATTTACCAATTTTACGAGAGCAGCTCAAAAG GAAAAGTGCCCTTTCCGTTGAAAATATCAGCTGCAATCGTCGCCGCAACTGTAGGATTGACCCCAATTATTTACATGACAGCTCAGCATTTagtaagaggaagaagaagaagagttctAAGAAGGGACAGCGAAAGTTCCATAGAAGAATATTCGATTG TTAGGAGGCAAATTTCTGAGCTCCACTCCCTGCAATTTGATCTGCAAACAATAGAAGCCGCCACAAATAAGTTCTCGAACAACAGCAAGCTAGGGGAAGGTGGATTTGGTCCAGTTTACAAG GGTACACTACCTGGTGGTCAAGAAATTGCAGCAAAGAGGCTATCTAAGAGCTCTGGACAAGGAGTGGAGGAATTCAAGACCGAGGTTGAACTAGTAGCCAAACTTCAACATAGAAACCTAGTGAGGCTTCTGGGATTTTCCATGGAAAGCGACGAAACAATAGTGGTCTATGAATATGTGTCCAACGGGAGCCTTGATCACTTGTTATTTG ATCCTGAGCTCAATGGACAACTAAATTGGTCAGCTCGTTATAAGGTCATGGTAGGGGTGGCACGTGGACTGCTATACCTTCATGAAGATTCTCGACTTCGAATCATCCATCGTGATCTCAAAGCCAGCAACATTTTACTAGATGCTAACATGAACGCAAAAATCTCAGATTTTGGGATGGCTCGGATATTCAATATTGATCAGACTCAAGCAAGCACTAATAAAATTGTTGGAACATA TGGCTACATGTCTCCAGAGTATTTAATGTTTGGACACTTCTCCATAAAATCTGACGCCTTCAGCTATGGTGTGTTAATGCTGGAGATTATAACTGGCAAAAAGAACAGTCAATTCTTTGCATTGGACTGTGATGAGGACCTGCTTGGCTAT GTTTGGAAGCACTGGAGCAACAGAATGCCGTTGGAAGTAGTGGACCCAGCTTTAAGAAGTGCCTATCCTGTGAACGAAGTtattaaatgcatgcacatCGGGTTGCTCTGTGTGCAAGACGATGCGGAAGACCGACCTACCATGGATTTGGTTATTCTCATGTTGAACAGCAATTCTATTAAAATCCCAGTGCCTCAAAgaccttcattcttctttcCTGGTAAGAAGTACCAACATGAACCTTTTGTTCTAGACTCAGGTCAATCTAACAGCAAAGTTGACCAATCCATTAGTGAGATAGCATCGCCGTGTTCTCCAACTGACAGTGATCTTGCTGATCCAGGTCCACAGTAG
- the LOC104442734 gene encoding LOW QUALITY PROTEIN: cysteine-rich receptor-like protein kinase 26 (The sequence of the model RefSeq protein was modified relative to this genomic sequence to represent the inferred CDS: inserted 1 base in 1 codon) — MIAPPRSAVLLLLLLLLALAASAHGADPVKLICGTTGNFTANSTYQANLNALLASVVATAAADGHGFYNLSASGSTNNVNAIALCRGDVGATDCQSCLNDSAPQVGRQCPVQKEAIIWYDNCMLRYSNQSIFRAMEDSPVFSWWNLNNVTNNVDQFNQVLRNLMDSLRERAASGNSTRKFAVGNATAPNFLTLFGLVQCTPDLSQPQCDDCLVSAIGQIPWFSNQKQGETVVTPTCNIRFEVYPFFYPSAYESPPSPPQSPSSPPSPPTNNTSTKGKDTNSGRMALIITIPAVGLSLLIAGMLCFRLRSRRFKKKFEAVPVDEIRNAESMQYDLNTIRAATDDFSGANKLGQGGFGAVYKGTLANGQFIAVKRLSIDLGQGDQEFKNEVLLVARLQHRNLVRLLGFCLEGRERLLIYEFEPNSSLDHFIFDPVRSRQLDWERRQKIIVGIASGLLYLHEDSQLRIIHRDLKASNILLDAEMTPKISDFGTARLFVVDQTRDATSRVVGTYGYMAPEYAMHGLFSVKTDVFSFGVLLLEIISGQKVAASAXGDTTEDLLSYAWRNWREGTPSNLIDPNLADGSWTKMLRCIHIGLLCVQEVEADRPTVCSVISMLSRNSNTLPLPSRPAFVLRSIP, encoded by the exons ATGATCGCTCCGCCGCGTTccgccgtcctcctcctcctcctcctgctcctcgCTCTTGCCGCCTCCGCCCATGGTGCAGACCCTGTCAAACTCATCTGCGGGACCACCGGCAACTTCACCGCCAACAGCACCTACCAAGCCAACCTCAACGCCCTCCTCGCCTCTGTGGTCGCCACCGCCGCAGCAGACGGTCACGGCTTCTACAACCTCTCCGCCAGCGGGAGTACTAACAACGTCAATGCCATCGCCCTCTGCCGGGGTGATGTCGGGGCCACCGACTGCCAGAGCTGCCTGAACGACTCTGCCCCCCAAGTCGGCCGCCAGTGCCCAGTGCAGAAGGAGGCGATCATCTGGTACGATAACTGCATGCTCCGGTACTCGAACCAGTCCATTTTTCGGGCCATGGAGGACTCGCCCGTCTTCAGCTGGTGGAACCTTAACAACGTCACCAACAACGTCGATCAGTTCAATCAG GTTTTGAGGAATCTGATGGACAGTTTGAGAGAGCGAGCTGCAAGTGGCAATTCGACAAGGAAATTTGCCGTCGGGAACGCGACGGCTCCGAACTTCCTGACTCTGTTTGGACTTGTGCAATGCACTCCAGACTTGTCGCAGCCACAATGCGACGATTGTTTGGTGAGTGCTATTGGACAAATTCCTTGGTTTAGTAATCAGAAACAAGGAGAAACGGTTGTTACTCCTACTTGCAATATCAGGTTTGAAGTATACCCCTTTTTTTATCCTTCGGCTTATGAGTCGCCACCATCACCACCGCAATCGCCAAGTTCTCCTCCGTCTCCTCCAACGAATAACACATCCACTAAAG gaaAGGATACTAACTCAGGTCGTATGGCGCTCATTATCACAATTCCAGCTGTTGGATTATCTCTTTTAATTGCTGGAATGTTATGCTTCCGTTTGAGGTCaagaagattcaagaaaaaatttgaag CTGTACCTGTAGACGAAATCAGAAATGCAGAATCCATGCAGTACGACTTGAATACCATCAGAGCAGCAACAGATGACTTCTCTGGCGCAAATAAGTTGGGACAAGGTGGATTTGGCGCAGTTTACAAG gGAACACTGGCCAATGGACAATTTATAGCAGTGAAAAGGCTGTCTATAGATTTGGGACAAGGCGATCAAGAATTTAAGAACGAGGTCCTGTTAGTTGCAAGGCTACAACACCGGAATTTGGTTAGGCTCTTAGGTTTTTGCctggaggggagggagaggctTCTTATCTATGAATTTGAACCAAACTCAAGCCTGGACCACTTTATATTTG ATCCTGTTAGGAGTAGGCAGCTGGATTGGGAAAGGCGTCAAAAGATAATAGTAGGCATTGCTAGTGGGCTTCTTTATCTTCATGAGGATTCTCAACTTCGAATAATTCATCGGGATCTTAAAGCGAGCAATATTTTGCTAGATGCTGAGATGACAcctaaaatttcagattttggtaCGGCAAGGCTATTTGTGGTGGATCAAACTCGAGATGCCACTAGCAGGGTTGTTGGCACTTA TGGGTACATGGCTCCAGAGTATGCAATGCATGGATTGTTCTCAGTCAAGACAGATGTCTTTAGTTTTGGGGTGCTGCTACTAGAAATTATTAGTGGTCAAAAAGTTGCCGCTTCTG ATGGGGATACCACGGAGGACCTTCTTAGCTAT GCATGGAGAAATTGGAGGGAAGGGACCCCCTCAAATCTCATAGATCCTAATTTGGCCGATGGTTCGTGGACCAAAATGTTGAGATGCATTCATATCGGATTGTTGTGTGTGCAAGAAGTTGAGGCTGACAGACCGACCGTGTGTTCGGTGATTTCAATGCTCAGTAGAAACTCCAACACCTTGCCACTACCATCACGACCTGCATTCGTTTTGCGCAGTATCCCCTAA